The window TTGGAGTCCGTGTTTCTCAGACTGTCGTTGGTTCACTGCAGTTCCAAGGTAAATATATTCAGCCATGGCattaactgtttgttttgctcatgATATGTCTTgtatcacataaaaaaaataccatatgGACGTTAAGAAggttaaaaacttgattttcattggAGGGGGTCTTTAAAATAAGAGTTGCCTTGCACAGATCAAGTAAACACCAACCATATGTGCTATCCCACAGACAAGTTCAGACTGTCGCCCAATTTCATTGATTATGGACAAATCATGCTATAAAAAGGAATATAAATAATGTAGTGTGTTCCCAGTTTTAGAAACTGTTGTAtgtgtggtggttgtggtggtaTGGGGCTTGTTAGGTGGTTCATGGCCCACCTCTTCCCTGGCAGAGATGGTGGAGCCCGGCGTGTTGGGCAGTGAGCTGGGTGAGGTGGTGGTGCACATGCCGGAGCTTGGCGAGTCTCCGTCCCCAGCAACATCATGGATTTCTTTTGCCAGGATGGCCAGATCTTTGGCCAGGTCCTGACTGAGCCTGggtgagaaacacaaacaaaaggtcAACATGGAGGTTTGAGTGACCTGGTACCAAACACCGACAGTTTGGATtaaatgtacatgtactgtagatatttcttttttttttacttggcgATCTCTGCACTGTGCGTGGACCAGTTCTGGTAGGGGTCGACCTCGTTCTGGTCTtcgtcctcctctgtctccaggGAAACAGACTTAGATCGAGTGGCGGCCGTCCGGTGGCCACGGGGAGTAAGGGCAGAGGTCGAGGGATGGGAAGAGCGTTTGGCTTTAGCAGTATCAGCACTTGTTTCGTATTCTTCCTCAGAGGATGAAGAGAAGTCTGAGCCTTTCTGTCTGCGACGGGAAcctgtgaatattttaatttagattaatttcacctgctgtctgtctgttggatCATTTCTACACTGTGATGGAAGTGCAACTCTCCTGGATGAATCATCAGGACACACAGCGAGACACTAAGCTAGAAAAATTGAGcttcactgaaaaaaagtcaaaggtcaaagaCTCATTGCGAAACAACTTTAGGAGAAAAGTCAACTACGACCCCCAGAGAGCTTTGCTgcaagaaacatccaatcagagACCTTCAGACTCTATTGCTGTGCAGCTGAAAAGTTGACCTTTAAAGAACTTGTTGAATACATTCAGACGATTGAATCAATTTACTTTTTGTTAATTCAGGAGCAGaatgaaattgaattttgtTCTGAATATGATAAAACTCTAAGGTTTGTGATGGTTCAGAGACCAACAGGGAATTTACTACAATGAATTCACCACTTCATAATACTGCTTTGTTATTTGCCCTTAGTTACAGCAAGGATATGGATTTATACACTGAAGCACAGTCACATCCTAATTCCAGCCATAACTGAGGATGATGGAGACTGATGCTGTGAAGCAGTGTTTCTATGGTAACAGCAGCAGACACCATGGGCTCGACAGCAGTAACCTACTAGGGACTGAAATTTGATGTGATCCACAATGATAGTTAAAGGGCAGATATTTCCAACAGAATACTAAAACAAAACCTGGTTTAAATGAACCTCTAATGCAGTAGTTAAATATTGTGCTCAGCTGTTGTGCTATTACTGGTTGAGAGTTAACTGACCACAAAAAACACGTATGTTCATCAGAGGGAATCGCAATTTggataaaaatgcttttttaccTATCGAAATGTGTCCATAGCACTGACTATATGGCTGGTCAGACTGGTTATCTTGTGAACTTATTCTTTGATATGatagttcctgatttaaatcatcATTTCTTCAGATTTAGACTGAATTTTTTATGGCAAAGTTCTCGTACGACTTGCttgtattaacatttaaccactttggcttcttttgttcGAAGAAAATCGTTTTGTACAAGAGCAATTTTCCATTTCTCAAAAGAAAGAGCAATACACATCAGTGACGTCACATAGAGTCGTATCATTTGACGGCTGTAGCAAATACCAGACATGCAATACGCAAAGAAGTTGTCAAGGTACATCAGCCGGGAAGTGCGGATCTGATTAAGAATGCTGCCTTTCTCATCAGCTGATGCTGGGAAAAAGGACAATGACGTATCCCAATGAGTTGGTGCACAAAAACCCACAATGCTGCTGGTGTGTGGACTTACGATGAATACAATGGGTGCGAGTGTGTGATGTCCATAAGGTATTGAAAAAATATCACTGTGGTGTCTGTGCCCAAACTCAGCAATGTTATCGGCAATGATATTGAATGATACCACGAGGCAGGAGATTGTAAAAAACCTACTGGTAATGCAACTTTAGTTTGCATGAAGttgaaaggaaggaaaggagtaAGACCACATGACTTGCCAAATAAAGCAAACAACTTGTAATTAATGGGACCTGGAAACCAGTCTAGGCAACGGCAAAATCAACTTCTATTCCTCATCCTAGATCATGAAGACTTACATGGTCCAGATGTTGAGGAGGTTAAGGCTGAAATCCTCGATACCCAGACAATAAAACAATCTGGTAACTACATAtcgaagaagaggaagaaaaagacaatgtatgacaaaaaagattatgtttttctcaaaactggaaacaaattGTCAGGACTCACCAGTGCCGGGGTACTTGGCTCCACTGGACCGGGTACGGGTCAGTGGTTGCTTCCCCGGAACTCCGCCCCCTCTGTTAGCCGTCTGCCGGGCATCCCCAATTGATGTCTTCCTGGTGGTGCCAACAGACTCGGAGTTCCGGTTGGAAAAACCGGACCGGCCTGTGGAAGATGTCTCGTTGTCGCTGGGAGCTGTGAAGGAGCCGGTCCTTTTCCTGGGCATTGCTAATATGTCCAGCCTGGACAGCTTCTTCCCCTCGGCGGACACTTTGGGCGGTGCGGTAATACTGTCAGAATTTTGGGATCCCCGGTCAGTCTCGGCACCTTCATTGTCTGAGGCTTCGCCCAGTCGTGCTCGACGGAGCATGGATGCTCGGGTCGGCCGTGGTGCTGACAGGCTGTTGGAACGTGTCAGAACCTGTTGAGTCGCTGTCTTGAGAGTCTTTCCATTGTCTTCTTTCTGAAGAGGAGCAATAAGTTTCTTGCTACGGCTGGAAGGACGGGAAGTTTCATGGTCAGATGATGTAGTTTCAGTCCAGTGTGGACCAGAACCCTGCTGGCTCTCAGACAGATCCAGAGAGCCACGGTTCCCTGCACTGCGGCGCATCTGGAAGCGTTTTGCCGCCTCTGCCTTACCTGATGCATCAGTAGTTGCCTGGCTTCGACGTTTCTCAGAAAGCCGTTCACGGGCAGTGAGCTGCCGTCCCTTTTCTTGTATGGACGGGCTGGAAGAGGACTTTTCCTTCTGAAGGCTGCTGATGGTGGGACGCTTTTTAGAAGCAGAGCTGATTGAAGCATTTTTGCTACTCACTTGGCTCACAGTACTTGCTGTGTCCACATCTGACTCACCAGATAGGGAGTCATCCATGTGGCTGGAGGAGCCCCCTTTCTTTGAGCTGCGACCTGAACCAGATGAGGAGAACTTGGTGTCTAGAGAGGACAAAGTTTCCTCGGCCTTCTCAAGGATGGACTGCGTGTCCTGGATgttctccctcctctgctccatGTCTCTGATGGAGGGGTGGCTAGAGATGTGGGGAAGTTTCTTCATCTGGACGGTGTCGCTGGGCTGGTCTTTGGTGAAGCTCTCCTGGCGGACAAAGTATGACATGTCTTTAGTTGGGACAGAATCTTTGTCCTGTGTTTGGAGGTTTGGAGCGGAGCTATTGGGTTTGACACCTGTCCTCCTGGGTTCATGTCCACTCAGGTGTCGGATTAGGACTGTGGTAGGGGGAGTTTTTGCTGGGGGGTCTCGTGTCCTCTCAGACTGTACCGGGCTCCGGGCCTGGTCAGGTTTGCCAGGATGGTCTTCAGAACCGATGTAGAAGGAGGTGGATTTGGTGGATGGAGACACCTTCTCCTGACCTTTAAACTGAGGACCGACGACCCCTGGAGACAAAGCTCCAGTTCTGGCCTGattcttctttgttttctccagaACAGGTCCGTCATCAGAGCGGCTGGCATCACTCAGGCTGTCTGGGTCAACGTCATCCTGAACGGACAGGCGCTGGGTGGAGTCCTGTGGGCGGGGAGGACCAGACACTCTGTCCAGAGGTTCCTGGCCTTGGTAAGATTCATGGCGAATCAGGATACTCGGGGCGACACTATCCAGCTTTTCTGGAGGCACCTGGGGCAGCAGCCTTCTTGTCCTGGAGCTGTGGCTGGACTCTGATTCAGAGTTATCGTAACTGTAACTTCCCATCGACCGGCTCATGAAGCGCAAATCtacaaaaacaatttgtaaCATTATCAGAACTTTTCATGTTAGTGTCTTCTATTATttataacttttgttttgcattttcaaggATAAATATTTTAGGTCCCAATCTTAAACATGTAGTACATGCTGCATCCTTTTTACcccaaaacataaaatcatgAGTCCACATAATTTGCTTTCTATCGAGACCGTGTGGGGTGAAAAGGGTGCGGCACAGAAAGCCGAGATTTTGTCTTTAAAGTTAAGTGTTATCTTCAGCTAGGCCTGGATATTGTTCAAATTTCTCTATACCAGTGTGAATATTATAGTATTGGATCATTCAGACCACATCTGGTGGTCCAACCACAAAGCAGGCAAAACTGAGATAACACCAACACTTAATATAACCAGGGGGTAACTGCAAAGGCTGTGATCAGATGTAATCATCCAGATATAGATCTCATGTTAATACCAGATGGAACGGGGATCAAAAAGTATGgaggtttgatacccagccctaaaCACGTCacatttatgttgttttctAACAAAATGCTCAAACAAAAGTTTAGCACCTTCTAGACCATCCCCTTGAGGTGGAGTGGAACCAGGTTCAGCATAGCTATCTGCTAGACTGGCCCAACGGGAAACCCACTTAGGTCCTTCCAGACCTGCTGCATGAGCAGCTGGAACctagaaaacaaaagatgatGAACAACAGTAAAAGACAATAGATATGTGGGACCAAAGAGTCCAACATGAGACttgacacattgaaatatatAACAGGAGAAACTGAGGGAATACCAGTCCGCATGCACTGGGATCAGAACATGCTACACAGGTGTTTTTCCAGGTTCTGATTCGggtttccagtgttttttacCTGTATGGGGCCTGTTGGGGGGCCGCTGATAGCAGCTGGGATAAAGCCATGCAACGGGTCCACAGTGCTACCATCATTAGGCAGGTTAGCTTGCTCATCCTTGCCATCATTTATTACAGGTCTATACACTCCTGTGCTCACACCACTGTACTCTGGAGAGTCGAGGACACCAAACACCTGTCAGAGCACAGGGCATGCATGAGGAGAGGGGGCAGGACCATGGTAACAGGAAGGAGCAAGAAGGACAAGAGGTTTCATGCATCCCTAAagcaatttaaaatataatgtttatataAGCATGTCTCATATGAGAAGAGTTCCGGTTCTGAGTTTTGTCGAAGACTTGACACTGAAACGCAAGGGTACCCAATCTGTGTTATTGTCTTGGCGTTATTGTGGACCGCCCAGTTTGGAGAAGGAGGTGGGGGTGGCAACACAAAGGTTGGTCAATCTTTTGGATATTATAACACTATGGCCTTATAGCTCTGCTACCCTCAACAAAGAAACTCTTATACAACGTATGTTTTCGTCTTTTACTTATGTTAGTCCACTAGTAGCAACAGTAATACGAACACAGTATAGATTGGTCAAGTAACGAAGAGTCATGCTCCCAACAATAGAACAAAAGCTTTACCTAAGGTGTCCTCATACTTGGGACTAAATCATTTGCGACAAGGAAAATGATctgttatctctctctctcaatgcAAAGCAACCTGCCAGTTTTTAATTATGCAGGAAGTTGTTGCACTTTTGCACAAGGAAAGATTTTCTCTACCCACCACTGTCCAGGCCTCTAGAAAGTATTTTTTCCACCAACATCAGGAACGATGAATGCTGCTTCACACAAGAACCTGTGTAGCTAAAAACACTCAGGTTCTTACTCTATGATCACTGTGAGTTCACCTGATCGATCATGTTGCgagcctcctccacctctttgtCCTGTGACTCCGTCTCGATGGTGTAGGTCCCGGCGTCACTCAGACTGTCATCCTCCTCGCTCCTcatcatcctctgggaaccttTTGTGTCTCCTGCACGGATGCCCGGGGGGAGCATTGAGGACAGGTGAGGTCCACAGGAGTGGACTGGAGAGGCTGTCTGTCCAGCGTCGGTGGGGACGGACGACTTTGAGATTGCTGGAGGCCGTAAGGGGGAGGAGGGGTAGGAAACTGAAGACAGTGCCGGAGGTTCCCCGGGGGAGGGAATCCTTGCATGAGGAGGCGACACCATCACCGGTGGCGCAGACATAGGTGGAGGGGACATCTTGTCCCTCGTTGGGGAGGAGCACGGTTGAATCGAATCCTTCAGGAATTCAGCAGCAAACTCCTGTGCGAGCTTGGACTTCTTCCCCACGCTGCCAAAGGGTCTGATGACGATGCCTGAGGACGAGCGAGAGGAGGAACAGGACGAGGCTGCCTCCCCCTCTGTCTTCTCCCTCTTCAGAGAGCTCGACCTTTGGGGTCCGCTGTGGCCCTGCCCCTTCAGAGGAACTGTAACCTGCTGGGTGGGAGGGATGTGGCCGTGCACAGATGCCGGCCTCTCGCCGCCTTTCCGCCGCTCCAGCTTGGCCTTTAGGGTAGAGTATGAGTCAGCGTGGGCGGGGTTGTGCGTGAAGGACTGTGAGCGCTTTTTGCGCGGGTGTTCGTCGAAGAACTCGATGATGAAGGCCTGCTGGGTGAGGTGCTCGGGGGGCCCCTGCTTGGGTGTCTCTGTAGTTGGAGAGGGAGCCCGAGGAGGGCTCTGGGACAAGGGTCGCTCTGGGGCCACAGGTGAGGCTGGTGCTGGTCTGGACGGAGAGTACTGCAGTGGCTGGTGGAGCTTCTGTCTTGGAGCAGGTGGCTGACAGTGGATAGACTGACCTGATTGGACGGTCTGCTGCGATGCCTCGGACTGCTCTGACTGGATGGAGTGGTGAGACTGGACAGAGTGGTGGGATTTACTCCTTCCTTTGAGAACCGGGTCTTCTGAGTCACTCTGGGTTCCATCCTCATGATGGTGATCtgaaaaggattaaaaaagCATCAACCTCAAATATGCACATtataataaaaagtcaaagagGGATATTTACTAAGGATTTACAGTCCTTCTTTATATGACAgagttttgcaaaaataaaatgcaagaaaagaAGCTCTGCTAAAAACGGCATCTTAAGGctcatgaaatgtaatttgacAGTTATAACAGTCAAATAAAATTGCATAATAAAAcagttatttgaattttat is drawn from Xiphias gladius isolate SHS-SW01 ecotype Sanya breed wild chromosome 4, ASM1685928v1, whole genome shotgun sequence and contains these coding sequences:
- the si:ch73-212j7.1 gene encoding centrosomal protein of 170 kDa protein B — protein: MSVTSWFLVSSSGTRHRLPKEMIFVGREDCELMLQSRSVDKQHAVINYNPTTDEHLVKDLGSLNGTFVNDLRIPDQTYITLKLSDIIRFGYDSHVYILEKSQHKVPEEALKHEKYSSQLQMSLKASEGKKTELEDRTRAEKSQSSKSLTHEAPVCRPTPLYGQPSWWGEEDYGSKVQTSDDPHPEVQKDAPSVDPDFPGSLSDSQPKTVFPSYHREPSYFEIPTKDFQHPKTSGAELHEIPTKDTDTPPAPTLPPTLTPPVVQSHASFTIEFDDCMPGKIKIKDHVTKFSTRQRKQQAPPSKMTITAAPAEVMSAESKVADWLVHSDVSMMRRRPTCEDVYSTKSDLAMNIKTLKDHHHEDGTQSDSEDPVLKGRSKSHHSVQSHHSIQSEQSEASQQTVQSGQSIHCQPPAPRQKLHQPLQYSPSRPAPASPVAPERPLSQSPPRAPSPTTETPKQGPPEHLTQQAFIIEFFDEHPRKKRSQSFTHNPAHADSYSTLKAKLERRKGGERPASVHGHIPPTQQVTVPLKGQGHSGPQRSSSLKREKTEGEAASSCSSSRSSSGIVIRPFGSVGKKSKLAQEFAAEFLKDSIQPCSSPTRDKMSPPPMSAPPVMVSPPHARIPSPGEPPALSSVSYPSSPLRPPAISKSSVPTDAGQTASPVHSCGPHLSSMLPPGIRAGDTKGSQRMMRSEEDDSLSDAGTYTIETESQDKEVEEARNMIDQVFGVLDSPEYSGVSTGVYRPVINDGKDEQANLPNDGSTVDPLHGFIPAAISGPPTGPIQVPAAHAAGLEGPKWVSRWASLADSYAEPGSTPPQGDGLEDLRFMSRSMGSYSYDNSESESSHSSRTRRLLPQVPPEKLDSVAPSILIRHESYQGQEPLDRVSGPPRPQDSTQRLSVQDDVDPDSLSDASRSDDGPVLEKTKKNQARTGALSPGVVGPQFKGQEKVSPSTKSTSFYIGSEDHPGKPDQARSPVQSERTRDPPAKTPPTTVLIRHLSGHEPRRTGVKPNSSAPNLQTQDKDSVPTKDMSYFVRQESFTKDQPSDTVQMKKLPHISSHPSIRDMEQRRENIQDTQSILEKAEETLSSLDTKFSSSGSGRSSKKGGSSSHMDDSLSGESDVDTASTVSQVSSKNASISSASKKRPTISSLQKEKSSSSPSIQEKGRQLTARERLSEKRRSQATTDASGKAEAAKRFQMRRSAGNRGSLDLSESQQGSGPHWTETTSSDHETSRPSSRSKKLIAPLQKEDNGKTLKTATQQVLTRSNSLSAPRPTRASMLRRARLGEASDNEGAETDRGSQNSDSITAPPKVSAEGKKLSRLDILAMPRKRTGSFTAPSDNETSSTGRSGFSNRNSESVGTTRKTSIGDARQTANRGGGVPGKQPLTRTRSSGAKYPGTGSRRRQKGSDFSSSSEEEYETSADTAKAKRSSHPSTSALTPRGHRTAATRSKSVSLETEEDEDQNEVDPYQNWSTHSAEIAKLSQDLAKDLAILAKEIHDVAGDGDSPSSGMCTTTSPSSLPNTPGSTISAREETPSYPYLRGVQPSQLVQHIPEASLNYQKVPPGSAAVSDLDANMNEPEPGSKQRRPWNREEVILDNLMLNPVSQLSQAIRENTEQLAEKMKVLFQNKAEVWEEIEAKINAENEVPILKTSNKEITSILKELRRVQRQLEVINTIVEPSGSLQTAAVGTSSLGPTRPSSREKKPTSKPRGAPPTSNANESTKRPPRGPDGAHYMA